A region of Phaeodactylum tricornutum CCAP 1055/1 chromosome 14, whole genome shotgun sequence DNA encodes the following proteins:
- a CDS encoding predicted protein (translation start unclear, compare to Protein ID 56519~Alternative splicing variant 2): MVPFPTDGSGTVGTNGSHRRVSVATAVVRMGRTMLVGWGALLSVSVNLHGVHARPVVRNIRSTHEFDRLLEKHASETGLPVVVDFYSDSCGPCRMMAPIFRNVAAEFADRAVFVKVDTNAQPELSQRYQVRSLPTFQFFVDGKKAHQAVGGIGEQGLRQEANQIVRQAQLENVLLTLDALLEYYHTVDPEKPRSDVETVYQKCAKMNRKVEGCVGSSANALARKLKKKYQAAPQLVPRILPTDAPTSTPKPSRATPPVAASSNTGTPTTHTLESASLADLQSELERRLDQARDEQVEHEDPAEDEADPDFRPWPGSSHSAYPEAVLVIGGGPAGLAAALYAARAGLAPLVLAPSLGGQLQGKGVDVENYPGLPLVTGPAVVAAMRKQAAHFGAFFEDDVVFRVDASQRPLQIHTNATGIIAAHSIIVATGAESNWLGIPGEWEMRGGGVSSCATCDGFLYAQRDVVVVGGGDAAMEDALVLARTSRSVTVVHRRDKFRASKVLSDRVQNHPAITVRWNATVQEILGQAVVDANDEDDNSNDHDVDLDSIPKQVTGVVLVDTVTGEETKLSCHAVFVAIGHTPATAFLHGVVDFDPEHDGYLWTQPHSTQTSVPGIFAAGDVADSVYRQAITSAGSGAAAALDAERYLSEHGLGMEEELLEAELLAELVNDGGMSARESYNAYEDAGGRMQGMKESVAAEL, from the exons ATGGTACCGTTTCCGACGGATGGGTCCGGGACTGTTGGAACGAACGGTTCCCACCGCCGGGTCTCCGTTGCGACGGCCGTAGTCAGAATGGGACGTACCATGCTCGTTGGCTGGGGGGCACTGCTGAGTGTGAGTGTCAATCTCCACGGTGTGCACGCTCGTCCCGTGGTTCGCAACATTCGTTCCACGCACG AGTTTGATCGTCTTTTGGAGAAGCACGCGTCGGAGACGGGCTTGCCGGTAGTCGTGGATTTCTATTCCGACTCGTGCGGTCCGTGTCGCATGATGGCGCCGATATTCCGCAACGTGGCGGCGGAATTCGCCGACCGCGCCGTCTTTGTCAAGGTCGACACCAACGCGCAGCCGGAACTCTCGCAGCGTTACCAAGTGCGATCCCTCCCCACCTTTCAgttctttgtcgacggcaAAAAGGCCCACCAGGCCGTGGGAGGTATTGGCGAACAGGGACTCCGACAGGAAGCCAATCAGATTGTCCGACAGGCGCAACTGGAAAACGTACTCCTCACTCTCGACGCACTGCTGGAGTACTACCACACGGTGGATCCGGAGAAGCCCCGCAGTGACGTCGAAACGGTCTACCAAAAATGTGCCAAAATGAATCGCAAAGTAGAAGGTTGTGTCGGCTCCAGTGCCAACGCTTTGGCCCGCAAactcaagaaaaagtacCAAGCCGCGCCCCAACTCGTCCCGCGAATCCTCCCAACCGACGCTCCGACGTCTACCCCCAAACCTTCCCGGGCCACTCCCCCGGTTGCGGCATCGTCCAACACCGGAACTCCCACTACCCACACGCTCGAGTCCGCCTCCCTCGCCGACCTACAGTCCGAACTCGAACGTCGCCTCGACCAAGCACGCGACGAACAGGTCGAACACGAAGACCccgcggaagacgaagccgACCCCGATTTTCGCCCGTGGCCGGGATCGTCGCATTCCGCTTACCCCGAAgccgtcctcgtcatcgGCGGCGGACCGGCTGGACTGGCGGCAGCCTTGTACGCGGCCCGCGCCGGTTTGGCGCCCCTCGTACTCGCACCCTCACTCGGCGGACAATTGCAGGGCAAGGGAGTGGACGTGGAAAACTATCCCGGATTGCCTCTCGTCACGGGACCGGCCGTCGTGGCCGCCATGCGCAAACAAGCCGCGCATTTTGGAGCCTTTTTCGAAGACGACGTCGTTTTCCGAGTGGACGCGTCCCAGCGACCCCTACAGATCCACACCAACGCCACCGGTATCATCGCCGCGCATTCCATTATTGTAGCGACCGGTGCGGAATCCAATTGGTTGGGAATTCCGGGAGAATGGGAAATGCGTGGCGGAGGCGTTTCTAGTTGTGCCACCTGTGACGGATTCCTCTACGCGCAACGGGACGTGGTCGTGgtcggcggcggcgacgccgccatggaagacgCCCTCGTACTAGCCCGGACCTCCCGATCCGTCACCGTCGTCCACCGGCGGGACAAATTTCGTGCCTCCAAGGTATTGAGCGATCGCGTACAGAATCATCCAGCCATTACCGTTCGGTGGAATGCCACCGTTCAGGAAATTTTGGGGCAAGCCGTGGTGGACgcgaacgacgaagacgataaTTCGAACGATCATGACGTCGACTTGGATTCCATTCCGAAGCAAGTCACGGGCGTCGTGCTCGTTGACACCGTCACTGGAGAAGAAACTAAGTTATCGTGCCACGCCGTCTTTGTCGCGATCGGACACACGCCGGCCACCGCCTTTCTCCACGGCGTCGTAGATTTTGATCCGGAGCACGATGGCTACCTGTGGACGCAACCACATTCGACGCAAACCTCCGTGCCCGGAATTTTTGCTGCCGGCGACGTGGCCGATTCGGTGTATCGACAAGCCATTACCAGTGCGGGCAGTggcgccgccgccgcacTCGACGCGGAACGGTATCTTTCCGAACACGGCCTGGgcatggaagaagaattgcTGGAAGCCGAATTGTTGGCCGAACTCGTCAACGACGGCGGGATGTCGGCGCGAGAATCGTACAACGCGTACGAAGACGCGGGTGGACGGATGCAGGGAATGAAGGAAAGTGTAGCGGCCGAACTTTAG
- a CDS encoding predicted protein, which translates to MSFKTIAAAVDAMASRVPLKLAVVSPFQTTATPLTYQGLRDQTRALASWLRGYGYEKGDLLVSDLPNIQENLVLQIACNRLGVGYATAKNAEGLAKFSKVKGALASTGGGVLAEANLSLPVLTGEFVLDLIQNGLDETVIEESVNDTLDESSTDESLGHGYYNTTTAYTNLQALSHGQEAAAVLHMTEYDVVCVAVTLCHPFGIGSGVCSALQSGASIVLPAVGGIQGCGVPSERAAATWQALRSESCTLLFADTHTLKALPMDSDTAATLRSLRGGVCKTGSGATFLDDIVMLDNVSLRTIGQPPETE; encoded by the coding sequence ATGTCGTTCAAAACGATTGCGGCCGCGGTCGACGCCATGGCGTCTCGGGTCCCACTCAAACTCGCTGTCGTGTCTCCCTTCCAAACAACGGCTACGCCGCTCACGTACCAAGGATTGCGGGACCAGACCCGGGCATTGGCGTCCTGGTTACGCGGCTACGGATACGAAAAGGGAGATTTGCTCGTCAGCGACTTGCCCAACATTCAAGAAAATCTGGTTCTGCAGATTGCCTGCAACCGATTGGGAGTGGGCTACGCGACCGCCAAGAATGCGGAGGGTTTGGCGAAATTTTCTAAAGTAAAGGGTGCACTGGCGTCTACTGGCGGCGGAGTCTTGGCCGAAGCCAATCTGTCCTTGCCCGTGCTGACTGGCGAATTCGTCCTCGATTTGATTCAAAACGGACTGGACGAAACTGTGATCGAGGAAAGCGTGAACGACACGTTGGACGAATCCTCCACCGACGAAAGCCTTGGACACGGTTACTATAATACTACCACGGCCTACACTAATCTCCAGGCATTGTCGCACGGACAAGAAGCGGCTGCGGTCCTCCACATGACGGAGTACGACGTTGTCTGCGTGGCCGTGACCCTGTGTCACCCCTTTGGGATCGGTTCGGGAGTGTGCTCGGCCTTGCAGAGCGGCGCGTCGATTGTTTTGCCAGCCGTGGGTGGCATTCAAGGTTGCGGGGTTCCGTCGGAGCGCGCCGCCGCGACCTGGCAAGCTCTACGATCCGAATCCTGCACCCTACTCTTTGCCGACACGCACACGCTCAAGGCACTACCGATGGACAGCGACACCGCCGCAACCTTGCGGTCGCTGCGGGGCGGCGTCTGCAAAACCGGCAGCGGCGCCACATTTTTGGACGACATTGTGATGCTGGACAACGTGTCTCTGCGGACCATTGGGCAACCACCGGAAACCGAGTGA
- a CDS encoding predicted protein produces MCNACDLQLDWTVNGEEKDAGTNRTRKTAKPARRRRRQVEATQDNCNSANEDTGSQGKAEVGQVGPMHLRKHTEARTRLPRKNSEKFGTEIKHADIDIDQKSRCQSLRHVQEKVVYHHFGTDAMNLLNVETADIPQPEAPNHVVVKIHASTVSLDDCILRRGFCFDVTSPISLPVTPGMDFVGKVVACGSQVDDFKNGEWVAGLVRTGGNARFISVAQCSLVPVPKMLDSAEAVCMVSTYTAAYQTMRVVADRNTVFSMQGKKVLIVGGMHNVGQALIELCTKAKAEIFATAPDRRHSYIRNMLGATPLPESASEWSTIVDGEMDYVLDGVCEDGLVPALQALKQNGKLACFGHSSILREEMGLFGTPLSARFNRWRGDFVSGGKRIDLWESHQADPELYKIRPHIAKRVMLSDVAAVHARLENGDIRGIVVCQPWKTSRPGAFQKSNLEEEN; encoded by the exons ATGTGTAACGCGTGTGATTTGCAACTCGATTGGACCGTAAATGGCGAAGAAAAGGACGCCGGTACGAATAGAACGAGAAAGACAGCAAAGCCTGcccgtcgccgccgacggCAAGTTGAAGCTACCCAAGACAATTGCAACAGCGCCAACGAAGACACTGGAAGTCAAGGAAAAGCAGAAGTTGGGCAAGTTGGGCCGATGCATCTCAGAAAGCATACGGAAGCTCGGACAAGGCTACCGAGAAAAAACTCCGAAAAATTCGGAACAGAAATAAAACATGCGGACATCGACATTGACCAAAAGAGCAGATGTCAATCTTTGCGACATGTACAGGAGAAGGTCGTCTACCACCACTTTGGTACGGACGCAATGAACCTATTGAATGTTGAAACTGCTGATATTCCGCAGCCTGAAGCACCTAACCATGTCGTCGTAAAAATTCAC GCCTCAACTGTATCCCTTGACGATTGCATTTTGCGAAGGGGATTTTGTTTTGATGTTACATCTCCTATTTCTCTTCCTGTCACGCCAGGTATGGATTTTGTTGGTAAGGTTGTAGCATGCGGTTCCCAGGTAGACGACTTTAAAAACGGCGAGTGGGTAGCCGGTCTGGTTCGTACGGGGGGTAACGCTCGCTTCATCAGTGTCGCTCAATGCAGTTTGGTACCGGTACCAAAAATGCTTGACTCTGCCGAAGCGGTCTGCATGGTATCTACCTATACTGCGGCCTATCAGACGATGAGAGTAGTTGCAGATCGGAATACAGTATTTTCGATGCAAGGAAAGAAAGTTCTTATCGTCGGGGGCATGCATAATGTTGGTCAAGCTCTCATTGAACTCTGCACGAAAGCTAAGGCTGAAATTTTTGCGACAGCTCCCGACCGACGGCATAGCTACATTAGAAATATGCTCGGTGCCACTCCTCTACCAGAGAGTGCTTCCGAATGGTCAACTATCGTAGATGGAGAAATGGACTACGTCTTGGATGGCGTCTGCGAGGATGGCCTGGTTCCAGCATTGCAAGCATTAAAACAAAATGGGAAGCTTGCTTGTTTCGGACATTCGTCTATTCTTCGGGAGGAGATGGGCTTGTTCGGTACACCACTTTCGGCTCGCTTCAATCGGTGGCGAGGAGACTTTGTCTCTGGTGGGAAGAGAATCGATCTTTGGGAGAGCCACCAAGCCGATCCAGAACTGTACAAG ATCAGGCCGCACATCGCCAAGCGAGTCATGTTGTCGGATGTGGCCGCCGTGCATGCCCGATTGGAAAACGGAGACATCAGGGGTATTGTTGTCTGTCAACCGTGGAAAACAAGTCGTCCTGGAGCCTTTCAAAAATCCAACCTGGAAGAGGAAAACTAG
- a CDS encoding predicted protein, giving the protein MSTIALSSSSSAPDPLIVPQPQHVDDEAASDDDDEGGVVAVDPVRIDVGTGKPGIPMSRIDRFLRGYTIFMSSPLRQDRSLKLLQYTLWAAAQAYGKDSKGRAGLVKLSLDLCLTRVANRLLGFPTALEAARSGSWAVPSQRHPQLFRALGKFLAWTMVGYYPTEHVAYLHWMAPSWLASGRSAEVFSAWSCRCWTAYILAESAQCILQWRELAYNDRVPAVNEDDNYEKEHKLNLERTRSECRHLELQLVRNALWILPAVHWSLPNWDRNPLLSSGTLNTLMFLESLVSMYQTVRSFPTIDGLLNYIPGLGSSSFTVIVEISDAKQTMAQVEVPHSNSSIQIYLITPSNFLLIEERAWPTPPSCEFMALDISEMKSHHGDQRDSTLKLSAFFEVNESRR; this is encoded by the exons ATGTCTACCATTgccttgtcgtcgtcgtcatcggcaCCCGATCCCTTGATTGTGCCGCAACCACAACACGTGGATGATGAAGCGGCcagcgatgacgacgacgagggTGGCGTGGTCGCGGTAGACCCCGTTCGCATTGACGTTGGGACAGGCAAACCCGGCATCCCGATGTCCCGCATCGATCGCTTCCTGCGAGGCtacaccattttcatgtcgtcgccgttgcgTCAAGATCGCAGTCTCAAACTTTTGCAGTACACGTTGTGGGCGGCCGCGCAGGCTTACGGAAAGGATAGTAAGGGTCGTGCCGGTCTCGTCAAGCTTTCGCTAGACCTTTGCCTCACTCGCGTTGCCAATCGTTTGTTGGGATTTCCCACGGCTTTGGAAGCCGCCCGGTCAGGTAGTTGGGCCGTGCCCAGTCAACGCCATCCTCAGTTGTTCCGAGCCTTGGGAAAATTCTTGGCCTGGACCATGGTAGGATACTATCCCACCGAACACGTCGCGTACTTGCACTGGATGGCGCCGTCTTGGTTGGCCAGTGGAAGGTCGGCGGAAGTCTTCTCGGCTTGGAGTTGTCGCTGTTGGACGGCTTACATTTTGGCCGAATCGGCTCAGTGTATTCTGCAATGGCGCGAACTGGCGTACAACGACCGAGTCCCAGCAGTGAACGAGGACGACAACTACGAAAAGGAGCACAAACTAAACTTGGAACGCACGCGGTCGGAATGCCGTCACTTGGAACTCCAATTGGTCCGCAACGCCTTGTGGATTTTACCCGCCGTGCACTGGTCGCTCCCGAACTGGGACCGCAACCCGCTCCTGTCGTCCGGAACGCTCAATACGCTCATGTTTCTCGAATCCCTCGTCTCCATGTACCAAACCGTACGGTCGTTCCCGACAAT CGATGGACTGCTGAACTATATTCCTGGATTAGGTAGTAgttcgtttacagttatt GTAGAAATCTCGGATGCAAAACAAACAATGGCCCAAGTTGAAGTTCCGCATTCCAATTCTTCGATCCAGATCTATCTAATTACGCCTTCCAACTTTCTCCTCATCGAAGAACGTGCCTGGCCAACTCCACCATCATGCGAGTTTATGGCCCTGGATATCAGTGAAATGAAAAGTCACCATGGCGATCAACGCGATTCTACTTTAAAGCTGTCAGCCTTCTTTGAAGTGAATGAAAGCAGAAGGTGA
- a CDS encoding predicted protein codes for SLASSTSAAAVGADVSSRPVLRGVVFDMDGTLTVPNLDFAAMYRRCGVDPQLDILAELATRPPAQAQAAYAVIEEMEQQGRDTLQLMPGARELAVWLAAHQIPTALVTRNTRRTVDVLDRLLQTAAPTLTLDVVISRDDERYPPKPDPAALYAIAERWQTSPTNLVMVGDSPANDIGFGRAANAVTALLDTGRRYHEQQSSESHATP; via the coding sequence AGTCTCGCCTCGAGTACCTCGGCTGCTGCAGTCGGTGCGGACGTTTCGTCACGCCCCGTCCTCCGCGGTGTCGTCTTTGACATGGACGGCACACTGACCGTTCCCAATTTGGACTTTGCCGCCATGTACCGTCGTTGCGGCGTGGACCCGCAGCTCGATATCCTCGCCGAACTCGCTACGCGGCCCCCCGCACAAGCCCAAGCCGCCTACGCCGTCattgaagaaatggaacAACAAGGCCGGGATACCCTGCAGCTCATGCCCGGTGCTCGTGAACTCGCGGTCTGGTTAGCCGCACACCAGATTCCCACCGCACTCGTCACCCGGAACACCCGGCGAACGGTGGACGTCCTGGATCGGTTGCTCCAAACGGCAGCACCAACTCTGACCTTGGACGTGGTGATTTCCCGTGACGATGAACGGTATCCGCCAAAACCGGATCCGGCCGCTCTGTACGCTATTGCCGAACGGTGGCAAACGTCACCGACCAATCTCGTCATGGTGGGTGATTCCCCGGCCAACGATATCGGCTTTGGCCGCGCCGCTAACGCCGTTACTGCTCTTTTGGATACCGGACGGCGGTATCACGAACAACAATCGAGCGAATCGCACGCCACGCCG
- a CDS encoding predicted protein: protein MSRRPTTAVSLFCLWSSSSICCTHAFGPIPGPSVPSAYPSPPPHGLDGPVYRGSRALRSSTSPTSTGSSSTTADILWQRFWGYALGDVFPRPAPEAPAPAPTFARPYRPKVTFLDDSAIASSLSTAPTIRWTTTHDSTAYRYHSPSDYALALAGDKTIGQRSKFLQRLLANEFAQTHVLCAHSPLDTVATSFANDVTSTRAFAAYTLHDGVTTGSDQAWVQIVYLDQAHRDILLHTVSECARQHGVDTVRWTVDRRNQKGLLFSHSVGAQVIDTAGDRHILQLLL, encoded by the coding sequence ATGTCTCGAAGACCAACTACCGCGGTTTCTTTATTTTGCCTGTGGTCGTCGTCCTCCATCTGTTGCACGCACGCCTTTGGCCCTATACCCGGACCGTCCGTACCGTCGGCGTACCCCAGTCCACCGCCACACGGTCTCGATGGACCTGTGTACCGGGGCAGCCGAGCCTTACGCTCTTCCACGTCCCCCACTTCTACCGGTAGCAGCTCTACCACAGCCGACATTCTTTGGCAACGCTTCTGGGGGTACGCCCTGGGTGACGTTTTTCCACGGCCCGCTCCAGAAGCACCCGCACCAGCTCCCACTTTTGCGAGGCCGTATCGGCCAAAGGTGACGTTTCTGGACGATTCCGCGATCGCCTCTTCCTTATCCACTGCACCGACTATCCGATGGACGACCACACACGACAGTACGGCGTACCGATACCATTCACCGTCCGACTACGCCCTCGCCTTGGCAGGCGACAAGACGATTGGACAACGCTCCAAGTTTCTCCAGCGACTGTTGGCCAACGAATTCGCCCAGACCCACGTCTTGTGCGCGCACAGTCCGCTCGATACCGTCGCCACCTCTTTTGCCAACGATGTAACGTCCACCCGCGCCTTTGCGGCGTACACGCTCCACGACGGCGTCACGACCGGTTCCGATCAGGCGTGGGTGCAGATTGTGTATCTGGATCAAGCACATCGTGATATTTTGTTGCACACGGTGTCCGAATGCGCACGGCAACACGGCGTCGACACTGTACGGTGGACAGTGGATCGACGGAACCAAAAGGGTCTCCTCTTTTCCCACTCCGTCGGCGCGCAGGTCATTGACACAGCCGGGGACCGGCATATTCTACAACTCCTTTTGTAG
- a CDS encoding predicted protein, translating to MLRLAFLTTALVCTLVSGFAPVAPSTASSALRLAVGETAPDFALTDQNGKVVKRSGIRKPLVVYFYPADSTPGCTKQATAFNDKVKELRAKYGADLVGISGQDTASKQKFASELGLTFSILADEGDKVRKEFNVPRAAFGLLPGRVTYVLDKKGVCQKVYNELANAESHVDEAIEVLADLKQSQGPLAGFLG from the coding sequence ATGCTCCGTCTCGCGTTCCTCACAACCGCTCTGGTTTGTACTTTGGTATCTGGTTTTGCCCCGGTCGCTCCTTCGACTGCTTCGTCCGCTTTGCGTTTGGCCGTGGGCGAAACCGCTCCGGACTTTGCGCTCACGGACCAAAACGGCAAGGTGGTGAAACGCAGCGGCATCCGAAAGCCGCTCGTCGTGTACTTTTATCCCGCCGACAGTACCCCGGGTTGCACCAAACAGGCCACCGCCTTTAACGACAAGGTCAAGGAATTGCGTGCCAAGTATGGTGCCGATTTGGTCGGCATTTCGGGACAAGATACCGCGTCGAAACAAAAGTTTGCCAGTGAACTGGGCTTGACCTTTAGTATTCTGGCGGATGAGGGGGATAAGGTCCGCAAAGAATTTAACGTTCCCCGTGCTGCCTTTGGCCTGTTGCCCGGACGGGTAACGTACGTTTTGGACAAGAAGGGCGTCTGCCAAAAGGTCTACAACGAACTCGCCAACGCGGAATCGCACGTCGACGAAGCGATCGAGGTCTTGGCAGATTTGAAACAATCCCAAGGACCGCTAGCGGGCTTTTTGGGATAA
- a CDS encoding predicted protein, protein MIPLHWSRALWLLVFSGTSSAFYVSYDEPAVYRAGDRVPLVMNKLKSTKTLSSMDYAHRPWCNNREDVTPLSAESAWKGNMDVWHGDAWYRGPILGLEFLADQYCAVQCDFSLEQPSEQEEWESAIARGFHYHVSVDGLPVAHQWEDDDTVHVLSSGGVPLGRRGGPGESANPQFDNETVENLFVYNHWNLRIDYVEKGPGEYQIVHAVIQPFSVQPVDGTDGARPAMESCTTERRHTNYDMTTTIPPQSPSGSFPFTVDVIWVKAPTDIRASSRWNQLLTMDDFDPLMHDVSLQIACLVLALFINAILYGSLWTWVMRDLSYKPVAMETEIISEEQEQEMQLWPLSTRVFFPVTRHPWLFCAACGQGAHLLLTTLCFLFFFQIGVIHQALGATILLPVVALYTIASPMGGYVTGRCRRVLHGRMMQALKACVSASTLYPLLGLLVMVLCYDVFPSDEAPRYRVLDSSKELILLWLLGIVPLTLLGGFLGYRNGPIDKFPVSEGTMGYQDLALHRVDDSDDSSKRSLCWLRMRTPVLFLTAGLLPMLSFFNTYAYGVAAPVYQDFYVSSRLQVFLPFILFLTCVGGVAMLLFYRQIRAQNYAWWWATFLTAGSSGFYCFLLSISWLIYNATHRNADARSVAVYMLWFAYTSLGVTLACGFVGILSCVLFSRALYSYGLCRAP, encoded by the exons ATGATTCCTCTGCATTGGTCGCGCGCCTTGTGGCTGTTAGTCTTCTCCGGCACCAGTAGCGCCTTTTACGTTTCGTATGACGAGCCAGCGGTATACCGAGCGGGCGATCG AGTTCCACTCGTCATGAACAAGCTGAAATCCACTAAAACCCTATCCTCGATGGATTACGCACACCGGCCTTGGTGCAACAACCGGGAGGACGTCACGCCCCTATCGGCAGAAAGCGCATGGAAAGGGAATATGGATGTTTGGCACGGCGACGCTTGGTACCGCGGTCCGATTCTGGGGTTGGAGTTTTTGGCAGACCAGTACTGTGCCGTCCAGTGTGACTTTTCTTTGGAACAACCTTCCGAGCAGGAGGAGTGGGAGTCGGCCATTGCCCGGGGATTCCACTACCATGTGAGCGTGGACGGGTTACCCGTTGCTCATCAGTGGGAAGATGATGACACGGTACATGTGCTCTCTTCGGGCGGGGTACCACTAGGACGTCGTGGAGGCCCCGGTGAGTCTGCCAATCCGCAATTCGACAACGAGACCGTGGAGAACCTCTTTGTCTACAATCACTGGAATTTGAGAATCGACTACGTGGAAAAGGGGCCGGGCGAGTACCAGATTGTGCACGCCGTGATACAGCCCTTCAGCGTCCAACCAGTCGATGGTACGGACGGAGCGCGGCCGGCCATGGAATCATGCACAACCGAACGGCGGCACACAAATTACGATATGACGACAACTATTCCACCGCAGTCTCCGAGTGGATCGTTTCCGTTTACCGTGGACGTCATTTGGGTAAAGGCGCCGACCGACATAAGAGCTTCCTCCCGGTGGAACCAGTTGTTGACGATGGACGACTTCGATCCGCTTATGCACGACGTCTCTCTGCAAATTGCTTGTCTCGTACTGGCCCTTTTCATTAACGCCATCTTGTACGGTTCCCTATGGACCTGGGTGATGCGGGACTTGAGTTACAAACCCGTCGCGATGGAAACGGAAATAATCTCTGAAGAGCAAGAGCAAGAAATGCAACTCTGGCCGCTTTCGACCCGTGTATTTTTCCCGGTCACTCGGCACCCGTGGCTCTTTTGTGCCGCCTGTGGACAAGGAGCCCACTTATTGTTGACAACCTTGtgttttctcttctttttccaaattggTGTCATTCACCAAGCACTCGGGGCCACTATCTTATTACCCGTCGTTGCGCTGTATACGATCGCCAGTCCGATGGGCGGTTACGTAACGGGTCGTTGCCGAAGAGTCCTACACGGGAGAATGATGCAAGCCTTGAAGGCATGCGTTTCAGCTTCCACGCTGTACCCACTTCTGGGACTACTCGTTATGGTTTTGTGCTACGACGTCTTTCCCAGTGACGAGGCTCCCCGGTACCGCGTGCTGGATTCCAGCAAGGAATTGATTCTTTTGTGGTTACTCGGCATTGTTCCGTTGACACTCCTCGGTGGGTTTTTGGGATACCGCAACGGACCGATTGATAAATTTCCAGTTTCGGAAGGAACGATGGGCTATCAGGATCTTGCTTTACACAGAGTGGATGATAGTGATGATTCCTCCAAGCGCTCTCTATGCTGGCTTAGGATGAGGACACCTGTTCTGTTCTTGACGGCCGGTCTTCTTCCCATGCTGAGCTTTTTCAACACCTATGCGTATGGTGTAGCTGCGCCGGTGTACCAGGACTTTTACGTGTCCAGCCGACTTCAAGTTTTTCTACCATTTATTTTGTTCTTGACGTGCGTCGGGGGCGTGGCTATGCTACTGTTCTACCGGCAAATTCGAGCACAAAATTATGCGTGGTGGTGGGCTACATTCTTAACTGCCGGTTCGAGTGGTTTCTACTGTTTTTTGTTATCAATCAGTTGGCTCATCTACAACGCCACCCATCGGAATGCCGACGCCCGGTCCGTGGCGGTCTACATGCTCTGGTTCGCCTACACCTCGCTGGGTGTGACGCTGGCGTGTGGTTTTGTGGGTATCCTTAGTTGCGTTTTGTTCAGTCGAGCGTTGTACTCCTACGGACTGTGCCGAGCCCCTTGA